The sequence CATTCAGAAAGCCCAGACATGCGTTTGACAGGTCCATGAACTGCACTCCACTGTCAAGCTCCAGCATGCCGTGCACGTAGGCGGCTGTCGCTGGCTCGAGCTTGTCCCTGCAGACGCCGCAGTGGATGAGCAGCTGTATTTGCTGTTTGGAAATCCGACTCCCATCCAGCACCTGTCGGGCTGCATTGGCTGCTTCGGCGGATGGGATGAAGTCAGCACCCCACACCCGGCGTTCCCGAATCCCAGTCATCAATTCCAGTCGGCCAACGGACACTCTGAACTTCTGGTAAACGGACTCGATCCGACGTTCAATTGCCTCGGAGGTCCAAATTTCGTCCGGCAGGTGCAAATGGATCGATTCCAGTGCGACATTTTTGAATTTCATGGGTGCGCGACTCAATCCAGACGGGTTGCCTGGTCAATAATCTCCTGGTCGAAATAGTTAAAATCCATTCCGGCGTTCACCACAATACCCTGAGCATTGATCCCACTCGAACGCGGACTCAGCAGGAACAAGGCTGTGTTGGCCACTTCTTCTACCGCAAGGGCACGCTTCCGATAGGTGAGTTTTTCAGCGTAGAGGTAGTTTTTCAAATACCCCGGAATTCCTGCTGAAGCACGCGTTTTTAAAGGACCTGCGTTGACAGCATTGAAGCGGACTTCGCTGTCCGAGCTGAAGGCTTTTGCGAGATAGCGCACCATGGTGTTCAGCGATGCCTTGATTGGTGCCATGTAGCCATAGTTCTCGGCAGTGACCTCGGTGGAAGAGATTCCGATGGTCACAACACTGGCCTGAGCATGCAAGACGGGCTTGAGGGCTCGACTCAATTCCACCAGGGAAAAGGCCGAAATCTGAGATGCCTGCATGTAATCTTCCCTGCGGGTGTCGTAGAATTTGCACGAATCCGGATTGTAGTTCGCATACGCGATCGAGTGGACAACCCCGTGCAGCACAATCCCTTGTTTTTGCAGTGCTGCACCCAGTGCCTCGATTTGGGATTCGTGCTCAACATCACAGTGAAAAAAGGCCTGCGGGTTGGCAAACTTCCGGACAGCCTGTTCACGTGATTCATCTCTAACGCTTAGAAAAAGCGATGCGCCTTGCTCCTGCAGTGCGCGGGCAATTGCCCAGCCAACGCTACGTTTGTTTGAAACCCCAAGGACGAGGATGTTTTTTCCGTTCAGTTCTAAAAAACTCATGCAAAGCTCCTGAAATCCAAATCCGGATGTCTATTCCGAAAAGGCGCACCCTATTTGAGGGTGATTGTGAAATCAACGCTCATGATTGCCGAACCATCCGCATGACTCACTTTTCCACGCATCATGTGAAAGTTGCCTTGTGTGGATTCGGGCTTCACTTCAATTGTCAGCACGTCTCCAGGCAATGCCATGCGGCGAAACCGAGCATTGGTAATCTTCGTCAGGATCGGAGTTGATGCGATGCCTTCCGTGTTGCCGGCAGGATCGGTTTCATTCTGCTTCGAAGCCATGAGAATTCCTGCAGTCTGGAAGACCGCTTCACACATGAGCACTCCCGGCATGAGCGGATTTTCTGGATAATGCCCCCGGAAAAAGTCCAGCTCCGGTTTCAGCTCAAATCGGGTCACAATGTGGTCGGCATCCATTTCCACAATGGAGTCCACAAACAAAAACGGTTCACGGTGCGGGATGTAGTCCTTAACAGCATTCACCCCGCTTACTGTGAAGAACGCTTGCGCCCAGTCAAGCTCCAGTGCCTTCGAATTGCGGAGCTGGATTCGGAAGAATTCAGACCTTTGGCGTGCATCCGTCCACGCGGCCTGCGATGAACACAGGCCCTACGCAAAGCATCCGCACCAACCATATCGCTCCGCCCACCCACGAG comes from Puniceicoccaceae bacterium and encodes:
- a CDS encoding 3-hydroxyacyl-ACP dehydratase FabZ family protein produces the protein MNAVKDYIPHREPFLFVDSIVEMDADHIVTRFELKPELDFFRGHYPENPLMPGVLMCEAVFQTAGILMASKQNETDPAGNTEGIASTPILTKITNARFRRMALPGDVLTIEVKPESTQGNFHMMRGKVSHADGSAIMSVDFTITLK
- a CDS encoding SDR family oxidoreductase, which encodes MSFLELNGKNILVLGVSNKRSVGWAIARALQEQGASLFLSVRDESREQAVRKFANPQAFFHCDVEHESQIEALGAALQKQGIVLHGVVHSIAYANYNPDSCKFYDTRREDYMQASQISAFSLVELSRALKPVLHAQASVVTIGISSTEVTAENYGYMAPIKASLNTMVRYLAKAFSSDSEVRFNAVNAGPLKTRASAGIPGYLKNYLYAEKLTYRKRALAVEEVANTALFLLSPRSSGINAQGIVVNAGMDFNYFDQEIIDQATRLD